The Anguilla rostrata isolate EN2019 unplaced genomic scaffold, ASM1855537v3 scaf0190, whole genome shotgun sequence genome contains a region encoding:
- the LOC135246333 gene encoding putative nuclease HARBI1, which produces ATRCNFALSPEVQLLAALRFYAVGSFLEVVGDGNGLSKASVSRSVEAVTNILVRHAQAYIKMPARREEIQQTHQGFHAGAGIPQMFIFRKGYAAINTQVVVDHNGLIVDVVAKWPGSTHDSYIWANSAVGQDAARGVFGRGFFLGDSGYPFRTYLMTPVANPVTQAEQDFNDAHIRTRGLVERTIGRWKHRFRCIHRSAGGLKFNPAKCCAVIVVTAMLHNIAVRARAHMPLEDNEDEEDDDAECDNPPPPEHCAAQYNAGFQARQNIINIFG; this is translated from the exons GGCCACCCGGTGCAACTTTGCCCTCAGCCCAGAGGTCCAGCTCCTGGCGGCCTTACGCTTTTATGCAGTGGGCAGTTTTCTGGAGGTGGTGGGAGACGGAAACGGGCTCAGCAAGGCTTCGGTATCACGGAGTGTGGAGGCCGTGACCAACATCCTCGTGCGTCATGCCCAAGCGTACATCAAGATGCCTGCAAGGAGAGAGGAGATACAGCAGACACACCAGGGCTTCCACGCTGGGGCCGGCATTCCCCAG ATGTTCATCTTTCGTAAGGGGTATGCCGCCATCAACACCCAAGTGGTGGTGGACCACAATGGGCTCATCGTGGACGTCGTGGCGAAGTGGCCAGGCAGCACGCACGACAGTTACATCTGGGCCAACTCAGCTGTGGGGCAGGATGCTGCCAGGGGAGTGTTCGGCAGGGGTTTTTTCCTCGGAGACAGTGGCTACCCCTTCCGAACCTACCTGATGACACCAGTGGCGAATCCTGTAACACAAGCTGAGCAGGATTTCAACGATGCCCACATCCGCACCAGGGGCCTCGTAGAACGCACAATTGGCCGTTGGAAACACCGATTCCGCTGCATTCATCGGTCGGCGGGAGGGCTGAAGTTCAACCCTGCAAAGTGCTGTGCGGTCATTGTTGTAACAGCAATGCTGCACAACATTGCTGTGCGCGCACGAGCGCACATGCCTCTGGAGGATAAtgaggatgaagaggatgatGACGCCGAATGTGAcaaccctcctccccctgaaCATTGTGCAGCACAATACAACGCCGGTTTTCAGGCCAggcaaaatataataaacatttttggcTGA